From Micromonospora sp. NBC_01699, a single genomic window includes:
- a CDS encoding PucR family transcriptional regulator, whose product MFPTVREVLALDPVRHGGPRLVAGQDGLDRLVRWVHAAEVPDIAALLNGGELVLTTGIGLPGDDAGLRAFIGELADVGVSGLLVELGRRYPTSVPRVMIAAAERRGLPLVELRRVTPFVRITEAVHALIVDAQLTELRATEEIHQRFTDLSVEGAEPAEVVHQAARLAGCPVVLENLSRQVLAYDTAGERAELLLGSWEQQSRRIQPAGRTAYDQDAGWLVTTVGARGQDWGRLLLRWPGADLAPGTASPATPAAPPTRLTILIERAASTLALGRLIRRDAEGLERQIHRNLLTALLDHARPVDEVALRARALGVTLDRRHLVGVVVRHRADEAGTPLAQARLRDLADAVGQALREAELTGLASALDDQAVGALLALRDPAAEDRSLAAFAAALHRVRRDAAPPGPGGTAPDAVIVAAGSGVDSLREARRSLVEARQVADAARRGRHDLTVFRLPHVGLAGLLHLLRDEPRLQTFVERELGPLLAHDAEHPRERLLGTLRAYLDHGRNKSAAATAAHLSRPAFYERLARIARILDVDLDAVDDCLSLHVALLALDAVRDT is encoded by the coding sequence GTGTTCCCTACCGTCCGTGAGGTGCTCGCCCTCGACCCGGTGCGACACGGCGGACCCCGGCTGGTGGCCGGGCAGGACGGTCTGGACCGCCTCGTCCGCTGGGTGCACGCGGCCGAGGTGCCCGACATCGCCGCGCTGCTCAACGGTGGTGAGTTGGTGCTCACCACCGGGATCGGCCTGCCCGGAGACGACGCCGGGCTGCGCGCCTTCATCGGCGAGCTGGCCGACGTCGGGGTCTCCGGGTTGCTGGTCGAACTCGGCCGGCGGTACCCGACCAGCGTGCCCAGGGTCATGATCGCGGCGGCCGAACGGCGCGGGTTGCCACTGGTGGAATTACGCAGAGTGACGCCGTTCGTCCGGATCACCGAGGCGGTGCACGCCCTGATCGTCGACGCCCAGCTCACCGAGCTGCGTGCCACCGAGGAGATCCACCAGCGGTTCACCGACCTGTCGGTGGAGGGGGCCGAGCCGGCCGAGGTGGTCCACCAGGCGGCCCGGCTGGCCGGGTGCCCGGTGGTGCTGGAGAACCTGTCCCGGCAGGTGCTGGCCTACGACACGGCGGGGGAGCGGGCCGAGCTGCTGCTCGGGAGCTGGGAGCAGCAGTCCCGGCGGATCCAGCCGGCCGGACGGACCGCGTACGACCAGGATGCCGGGTGGCTGGTGACCACGGTGGGTGCGCGCGGGCAGGACTGGGGGCGGCTGCTGCTGCGCTGGCCCGGCGCCGACCTGGCACCGGGCACGGCGTCCCCGGCAACCCCGGCCGCGCCGCCGACCCGGCTGACGATCCTGATCGAGCGGGCCGCCTCGACGCTGGCGCTGGGCCGGCTGATCCGGCGCGACGCCGAGGGCCTGGAACGGCAGATCCACCGTAACCTGCTCACCGCCCTGCTCGACCATGCCCGCCCGGTGGACGAGGTGGCGCTGCGGGCGCGGGCGCTCGGGGTGACGCTGGACCGCCGGCACCTGGTCGGGGTGGTGGTCCGGCACCGGGCCGACGAGGCCGGCACGCCGCTGGCCCAGGCCCGGCTGCGCGACCTGGCCGACGCGGTCGGCCAGGCGCTGCGCGAGGCCGAGCTGACCGGGCTGGCCAGCGCGTTGGACGACCAGGCGGTGGGGGCGCTGCTGGCCCTGCGCGACCCGGCGGCCGAGGACCGGTCACTGGCCGCGTTCGCCGCCGCGTTGCACCGGGTACGCCGGGACGCCGCCCCGCCCGGACCGGGCGGCACCGCCCCGGACGCGGTGATCGTGGCGGCCGGTTCGGGCGTCGACTCGCTCCGCGAGGCACGCCGGTCACTGGTGGAGGCCCGCCAGGTCGCCGACGCGGCCCGTCGCGGACGGCACGACCTGACCGTCTTCCGGTTGCCGCACGTCGGGCTCGCCGGCCTGCTGCACCTGCTGCGCGACGAGCCCCGGCTACAGACCTTCGTCGAGCGGGAACTCGGCCCACTGCTGGCCCACGACGCCGAGCACCCGAGGGAACGGCTGCTCGGCACGCTGCGGGCGTACCTGGACCATGGGCGGAACAAGTCGGCGGCGGCGACCGCCGCACACCTGTCCCGGCCGGCTTTCTACGAGCGGCTGGCCCGGATCGCCCGGATCCTCGACGTCGATCTCGACGCGGTGGACGACTGCCTGTCGCTGCACGTGGCCCTGCTCGCCCTGGACGCGGTCCGAGACACCTGA
- a CDS encoding DUF1963 domain-containing protein has product MNPRNVKILDQIRAEALERSIPVADVERWMELARPCALLTEDGDGPVVGRFGGPTMLPADAEAPRFPLLVTIDCAALPADVTDLPLPSDGRLLFFGYPESNGMGEVRYVPAGAAVVERERHPSFFPPDDEEFAWVHRDLPYGELHLTADVSLPFVGTVELSESPWSAPLPGHPHAEELARVWEDQWSRAPLLVGGYGTDYNGGDAVAVAATAASEAERGGYRPGRAISSNVDHWVLLAQCNVSRPGAGAAVFWAIQRDDLIARRFDHAEVVVDWNP; this is encoded by the coding sequence GTGAATCCCCGAAATGTGAAGATCCTCGATCAGATTCGCGCCGAAGCGCTTGAACGGAGCATCCCGGTCGCCGACGTGGAGCGGTGGATGGAGCTGGCCCGGCCGTGCGCGCTCCTGACCGAGGACGGCGACGGGCCGGTCGTGGGCCGGTTCGGCGGTCCCACGATGCTGCCCGCCGACGCCGAGGCACCCCGGTTCCCCCTCCTCGTCACGATCGACTGCGCGGCCCTTCCGGCGGACGTGACGGATCTTCCGCTGCCGTCCGACGGCCGGCTGCTGTTCTTCGGCTATCCCGAGTCGAACGGCATGGGCGAGGTGAGGTACGTCCCGGCCGGCGCGGCAGTCGTGGAACGAGAGCGGCACCCTTCCTTCTTCCCACCCGACGACGAGGAGTTCGCCTGGGTTCACCGCGACCTCCCGTACGGCGAACTGCACCTCACGGCCGACGTCTCGCTGCCCTTCGTCGGCACGGTCGAGCTCTCGGAGTCTCCCTGGTCCGCACCACTGCCGGGGCATCCCCACGCCGAGGAACTGGCCCGGGTGTGGGAGGACCAGTGGAGCAGGGCGCCACTGCTGGTCGGCGGCTACGGCACGGACTACAACGGCGGGGACGCGGTTGCGGTGGCTGCCACAGCCGCGTCCGAGGCCGAGCGGGGAGGCTACCGGCCGGGCCGCGCGATCTCGTCCAACGTGGATCACTGGGTGCTGCTGGCCCAGTGCAACGTCAGCCGGCCCGGCGCCGGCGCGGCCGTCTTCTGGGCCATCCAACGCGACGACCTGATCGCACGACGCTTCGACCATGCGGAGGTCGTCGTGGACTGGAATCCCTGA
- a CDS encoding MmcQ/YjbR family DNA-binding protein yields MADADDVRRLALALPHVVEIDSDGFDFRVANKGFVWSYPERRPGRPRLIRTDIAVLYVGDEAEKQALLLGEPEVFFTTPAYDGFSLVMLWLERVDVDRLTELVTDAWRMCAPAPLVGDLDAGRS; encoded by the coding sequence ATGGCTGACGCCGACGACGTCCGCCGGCTGGCGCTGGCCCTGCCCCACGTGGTCGAGATCGACAGCGACGGCTTCGACTTCCGGGTCGCCAACAAGGGGTTCGTGTGGTCCTATCCCGAGCGGCGGCCCGGTAGGCCGCGCCTGATCCGGACCGACATCGCGGTGCTGTACGTTGGCGACGAGGCCGAGAAGCAGGCGCTGCTCCTCGGTGAGCCCGAGGTATTCTTCACGACCCCCGCGTACGACGGGTTTTCCCTGGTCATGCTGTGGCTTGAACGGGTGGACGTCGACCGTCTGACGGAACTCGTCACCGACGCGTGGCGGATGTGTGCCCCGGCCCCGCTCGTCGGCGACCTCGACGCCGGCCGTTCCTGA
- a CDS encoding class I SAM-dependent DNA methyltransferase, giving the protein MADVDGMNQDEIWDVYAARRYDTPETGMFAPEVLGPTVDRLAELAGGGRALEFAVGTGRVAVPLAGRGVSVTGIDLSGPMIDRLRTKADEATIPVIVGDMATTTAPGTYALVYLVYNTIANLLTQAEQVECFRNAARHLGPGGRFVIELWVPELRKLPPGQQATVWHCEPGYIGLDTYDVLRQHVVSHHFTFDRSRRAELSRTPHRYIWPAELDLMGQLAGFELESRHADWAGAEFTAESRSHVSVYRVPPVA; this is encoded by the coding sequence ATGGCAGACGTTGACGGGATGAACCAGGACGAGATCTGGGACGTCTACGCCGCCCGCCGCTACGACACGCCGGAGACCGGCATGTTCGCGCCCGAGGTCCTCGGGCCGACCGTGGACCGCCTCGCCGAACTCGCGGGCGGGGGACGGGCGCTTGAGTTCGCCGTCGGAACCGGCCGGGTGGCCGTCCCGCTCGCCGGACGGGGGGTCTCCGTCACCGGCATCGACCTGTCCGGTCCCATGATCGACCGGTTGCGGACGAAGGCGGACGAGGCGACGATCCCGGTGATCGTCGGCGACATGGCGACCACCACCGCGCCGGGGACGTACGCGCTCGTCTATCTCGTCTACAACACGATCGCCAACCTGCTCACCCAGGCCGAGCAGGTCGAGTGCTTCCGCAACGCTGCCCGCCACCTCGGCCCCGGCGGCCGGTTCGTGATCGAGCTGTGGGTGCCCGAGCTGCGCAAGCTCCCACCCGGGCAACAGGCCACGGTCTGGCACTGCGAGCCCGGCTACATCGGCCTGGACACCTACGACGTCCTGCGCCAACACGTCGTGTCGCACCATTTCACGTTCGACCGGAGCAGGCGGGCCGAGCTGTCCCGTACCCCGCACCGCTACATCTGGCCGGCCGAACTCGACCTGATGGGCCAGCTCGCCGGGTTCGAGCTGGAAAGCAGGCACGCGGACTGGGCCGGGGCCGAGTTCACCGCCGAGTCCCGTTCCCACGTCTCGGTGTACCGCGTACCGCCGGTGGCGTAG